The Cryptomeria japonica chromosome 2, Sugi_1.0, whole genome shotgun sequence region CAAACTTGGTTCTAATATGCATTTTTGTATAGGATCGTGTTTTCCCTGTTGCCGAATGGGCCTGAATGGTTCTCAAATTCAGTGCACTAATCTCAGCCAGTGGTGCAAGAAATAACTATCTCAATATGCTACACAATAACTGAAATTTATAGCGTTGTCATTATCAATTCCAAACCATCCTTGTGTGATGATGAGTTTTTTGATCAAATTAATCACCCTGTGATTTTGTGTAattataagaaaataaataaatttggatGTTATTGGTGTTGCTAGTGCACGAAACAACTTGTGATTTTGTCTTGTTGTGTGTAAAGTCAAACGAATGACTCTTTCAttcctttattttttctttcagTGAAAACAGGTCCCAGTCTTGCTGACACAGCTATGGAGAGGATTGCTCAAGGGACCAAAGTGCTTACAGAAGGAGGCTATGAAAAGATTTTCCGTCAGAGCTTTGATAATCTCCCTGAAGAAAAACTACTGAAGACATATGCTTGCTACTTGTCAACCTCTGCTGGGCCTGTCATAGGAACACTATATTTGACCGACGTGAAGATTGCTTTCTGCAGTGACAACCCCCTTTCTTATAAGGTCAATACAGACAAGACTGAATGGAGTTTTTACAAGGTATGATCCCTTGACTAGCTTTTAAATTTCTAAGTTGAACTCAGCAATATGAAACTGGTTTTTTTAACAGAAATGATAAtaaatcaacaatttttttttcattttccttgAGCTTTTTAATGTGCGGGGTTGCAAGAATAAAGGAAGGAAAACACACCTACGCCCAGAAAATACAGACTCCGAGAACAAGGAAATAGTCAACACAAGATGCCGGTGCAGGGACAGGGATGTGGTGCTCGTCCCTATATTAGAGTCTGTTGGTgttcatgtgtgtgtatgtatatttatgtatatatgtttacaAATATACTACACATATACGTTAAAGTCTCTCGATGATCCCCCCCAACGCTCCCCGATATGCCTGAATGCTTTAGTGGTAGAGCCCAGAGAATTGTTTGAGTTTTGCCAATTGGCAAATATATTTGTTAATTGAAATTGAAAGTTCTCTTCAAAAATTTCAGTTTTTTTATTTAAGAATTACCGGCTTTATGTATAAAATCTACGGTACCTTAAGAAAATTAGAAGAACATATCATAAGATCATTGCCAAAATTTTTTAGTgagattaaataataaatattaaagaaaaatttacCTTCGTGAATGTAATTGAGCATTTCAAGGAATTTAGGAAAACTTTGCAGATGGAAAAACTCAAGTGACATGTTCTTTATTGGGATTTATATGGGAGATTCTTTGGAGTGCAATGCTTTCAGATTCTGATGCAAAGCCTAAAACAAGAAGCTCAGATGTTGAGAGATTAGGCATAGCTTAAATGTTATCTATGATGAAGCTCTATCACAATAGCAGAACACATGGACCAGTTTGCAAGAAAGCAAATGACAACAGGAGCGGTTATAGCTTAAGGAGAGCAATGACATTGAAGAAATCTAATGGAGGTTGTCAGGTTTTAGGATTTGGATATTGTCCAACATGTGTCATAATCTATATTACATGGAGATGCAATCTTGCCCCCCAGACCTGCTTTCCTATACCCCCATTGTACCATTGGACTTTGGAATGGGGCATGGGATGCTCAGGTACCCTGAAAATCGTTACCCTGCAAATCAGGGGCACGTTCATGAAACGGCAAGATTAGAGGTCATATGTCACTAGGACATCTATATGTCCCTAATACTGCTGGGGATGTCTGAGATGTCCCTTGACCATCCCACGGATATCCAGATGTACCTGTTGTGTTTGTAAAAAAAACCTGCCCAGAATAGCAAAAACTTTTTTATGCTCGAAAATCTGTCTTTGATTCCCAAGGGCATGCACATAACACCACAGGCATGATTTTTGTTTGTTTTCAACAACCAAAAACCATTAACAGCACAAAATTTGCTCCACTTTCAGCCATACAAGTTAGGGAGGACTGGAAATGTAAAGTGGCAACGTCTGTGGTGTAAGATTGCTGGTTCAATGGGTTAATTAAAGGAGATTTGAGACCATGAACCAGATGCACCATAGTACTGCAACCATGCATAGGACTTGTAGTGCACTTATTCAATCAGTGGAAGATAGAGAAGTGACCAATATGAGAATGTACCTATATGTTCCCCAAAATCAAAGAACACAAGATGGAAAGACATGGTGGGTGAGCCCTTTTGCATAGATAGGGGAACCTAGTAGAGTCATGCAAGGAGACACTGAAGACCAGACATGCACGATCAAATTGACCCCCAAACATTTGCAAAGCATAGAGACCGAAGACACTAGCGCGAAAAGAcccaacaacaaaaaacaaaaagaccgagagggcctaaaaagtagggggtccccatttgcaatggggtgatgtgttaAAACGTCACAACAAGTAGCACCCCCATAAGGTGACAGAATCATATGCATTTCACTTAGGAATAGCTTTGTTAGTATCTTGTTTAAACTTTTTTTTGTTGCTCTTTTGAATCTTGCAGGTTAGTCGTTCACCTTTTAACATGGATTTTGAGTAATATAATTCATGTTCTTAAATTCTGTGAAGTAACGTTTTAGCATTATTTCCAATCTTAAAATATCGTCCTTCAGTAAATCAGTACAAGAATGATGATGGCATAaattaataagagaagagaaatGCGGGTAAGCAGTTAATGCAACCAAAGAATGGAAAATCTCAAAAATTAGAATCAAGAGCCTGCCTACTCAGAGAGATCTTTCAAAAAATGGAGCATTGATATGCTATAATACGTTTTAGTTGCTATAGAGTATAGTCCATGAAAGAAATGCAACTTAGTCGACTCCTTTATCTTTTTTTCTGTGTCCTTTATTTGTTATTGTGGGTCAAATCTCTGAAAATCTCTGCTATCACCTTATTGCAAGATGTATTTCTCCTGATACTCACAGATGGATCTCAATGCTTATTTTCATTGGCCATCTTATTAGAGAATGCCAGTTAAAGAAGAAACCTTTACCTTTGTCTCTTTTGTCATATTTAACTATCTTATGCATGAATTGACATGCATAGACGCAAAAGGTTtgactctttttctttttcttatggACAGGTGGTTTTACCTCTAAATCAACTGAAAGCTGTTAATGCTTCATCAAACAAGACCAAACCATTAGAGAAATACATCCAGATCGTTTCCACTGATAACCACGAGTTTTGGTTCATGGGTTTTGTAAACTATGACAAAGCAGTGAAGAACCTGCAAGGAATATTGACAAAGGAAGGCCCACAATCATCTGGTGGACAATTTGAAACTATTTAATTATATGACTTGTTTCTGATCATAGTTGATCAATGTTGGGGTGTTCTTGTTTATCATGGTAAATCTCATGTATATTCGTTAATTCAATGCATATCTTTGTGGACGTACTTCTGCTGGTTCATATCTTTTTGTCTCTCCTGTGAGAAAAATAGACTGGCAGCTAATAATATATTTTCAAGAACTGCCTCCCATGCATAATATTTATACTGTTAGCATAcggtctgcttgctataagctaaAGAGTGTACCAGGAATTCAAGGAAATTTGTTTAATTGTTGAAAATTAGTAGCATTACATGTGCTTTGTTTGGAAATAACTGCTTATCTGATATGACGTGCGAAAGATATTCTTTATCTTCTTGGGTATACTTTTCTGGCTGTTTTCGTAGAttcttcatgattttgattatCTGGTTGTTACTTGGAAAGAGGGTCAAACAAGTTTTAGGCCCGAATTGACCTTATGGTTGATGTTGAAGGTACTGTAATACATCCACATGCAGTCCAGTATCTTTAAAATCAGTTGACTTATCTAAATGTTTAGAAACACATGAGATAGTTGGAATGTAAAAGCAAGCAGATGATGTAATCAAAGAAGCTAATATGGTCTAATCGTTTTCAAAGAGTCACCTCCAAAATCTTCACAAGTGATAAGAGTTCTAAAAGCATAAATAAAGCCATTTGGGTGCTTTGTTTGCTATATCATTCTTACCAAAAGCTCCACTTTTAGTAGTAGTCATAAAGCCCGTGCAATCTAACAAAAGTGGTATTAACATCGTATTAAAGCACGTTTGAAGAAAGAAAACCGTTTTTGCCCCACTGCATAATATTCTAACTCCTATGATTTGATGCCTATCATATAAAATCACTGCCCTTTTGAAGAAAGAAACTCCTTTTTGCCACTCTGCATGATTTTCATATAAAATCACTCAAAAAATTATTGACAGCAAAGAATTTCtaatttgtttttattatttctctcttttttgtgGGGCGGGGAAATTCAACACGATTTGTAACGTCGAGGTTTAATAGTGTGTTTAAAATTGAAAGAAACAATTATTGCTAGACAAGAATGGAAGGAAACCATTTTGGAAACAATGCTAAAGTCAAATCCCATTGAATTGTGTGAATCATGTAAACCTGCAAATGGCTGCAACAGAACACCACCTTTCATAAATATTAAGTTAAACAAATCAATTAAAGCAACAAGTATATTCACAAGATTGgatataaaaatgaaatgaaattgacaaaagcTACACCTTGaagttgatgaagatgagatggTTCTTATTGTGATAGAAGATTACCATCTAGGTTTTGGAATTGAATGAGAGATGAGTTGattgtgattttaattttttgaaatctTGTGAAAACTTGGGTTGATTTTTAGCGTATGAAATgaatagatgatataatttttcaGAGAACATGAATTTTGGATATTCTGTTATCCTTTattatgaagagaaaattgaactGGATTGCAGATCTGAAACCTTAAAAAGGATGAGGGATGAAATGAATATTTGTGCCTACGGAGTGGACTTGATTTGTTGAAATGAATTTTCATTGCAAAAATCAATTTGCAAATTGCAGATCTTTTGTACTTGCAAACACAGATTGGTCTTGGTGTTTGGGCCTATCATAAAGATTGACATGTCGAGTAACACCTTTACGAGTTTTCTATGCGAGGATCTTCTTGTCATGACGAGATCCTAATCAACAATTTTTGATAAAACTGAGGAAGATAGCATGCAATAAATGCATTGGCATTGTCCTTATAAGAGTAactttgaacttgaaacaaaatgCAAAGGCTTAGTATGAACCtcaggttttaatttttttttttattatcaaagaTGCATGCGATAAGAATATGCCGATATAATGTGATGTTATATGATAAACACAAGTAATTTCAAGAGTGAGCCAAAGGAACCCTTTCGATGATAGATGAATGTTGGGTGCTAGATTTTAAGGATAGATGATGAAATGAGCTATACTTAACATAAAAACAAAAGTAGAAGTGGGAATTGAAATGCAACAACTAATTGGAAAGAGGTTAGCTTAGGTTCATgactaaatttaaaattaaaactcaaaggaACAAATTTATGGGCAAAAAAGTGCATTGAATCAAAAATTTGTGGTTATAGAATTTAAGTTGGGAGAGGAATTGATAGTTTGATTATGAATTTTATGCTTTAGTGTTGTATGTCTACTCAAAGTATGTACATGCATTTATTGATCAACACAATAGTAATAAGCAATATGTTTCTTTGGCCTGTCATGATGGATAGGAGGAAACAATAAGTCATGCTTACAAAAGTCGATTCAACATTTAATATGGAGAATTCACCT contains the following coding sequences:
- the LOC131051564 gene encoding GEM-like protein 1; translated protein: MDQSSKKKEEHEEHGSYVQVPLSGGHSEDYAPYPKLNVEDEEGVGVGVSPRGGTSMMGSPSNPNSHPVNQQAATWVAGDHLSSTPQPHPQQDQLSTLPQNNPYVATAPAPAASKSSVDSVRDTLGKWGKKVGEATKMTGEIAGNVWQHLKTGPSLADTAMERIAQGTKVLTEGGYEKIFRQSFDNLPEEKLLKTYACYLSTSAGPVIGTLYLTDVKIAFCSDNPLSYKVNTDKTEWSFYKVVLPLNQLKAVNASSNKTKPLEKYIQIVSTDNHEFWFMGFVNYDKAVKNLQGILTKEGPQSSGGQFETI